The following are encoded together in the Iodobacter fluviatilis genome:
- a CDS encoding biliverdin-producing heme oxygenase, with the protein MNAVAELSRTQALKALTTDTHDQLDKRIMANKPFANRDNYARFLIAQYGFLRDCDPLYDNPDLAALFPDLAERRRYDRIAADITDLERSLPEHDTLPALEHTQDIPTALGWMYVTEGSKLGAAILLKMAASLGLSEEFGARHLAGAPEGRAKNWREFVAVLDGITLSATEETRAVAGAKAAFTRMNNHLDQVY; encoded by the coding sequence ATGAATGCTGTTGCCGAACTAAGCCGTACCCAAGCACTAAAAGCCTTAACAACTGACACACACGATCAGCTGGATAAGCGCATCATGGCCAACAAGCCTTTTGCAAACCGTGATAATTACGCCCGCTTTCTGATTGCCCAATACGGCTTTCTAAGGGATTGCGATCCGCTTTATGACAACCCAGATCTAGCCGCCCTTTTCCCTGATTTAGCCGAGCGCCGTCGCTATGATCGTATCGCAGCCGATATCACCGACTTGGAACGCAGCCTACCGGAACACGATACTTTGCCTGCCCTTGAGCATACGCAAGATATTCCCACCGCTTTGGGCTGGATGTATGTGACCGAAGGCTCTAAACTCGGCGCAGCCATTTTATTAAAAATGGCGGCAAGCCTTGGCTTATCCGAAGAATTTGGTGCTCGTCATTTAGCCGGAGCGCCTGAAGGACGCGCGAAGAACTGGCGCGAATTTGTAGCGGTACTCGATGGCATTACCTTAAGCGCGACCGAAGAAACACGCGCAGTAGCCGGTGCCAAAGCTGCTTTCACCCGTATGAATAACCATTTAGATCAGGTGTATTAA
- a CDS encoding YbaN family protein: protein MHQRGLHAPLRWAYTVLGCMMVLLGIIGAFLPVMPTTIFLLMALACFSKSSPKFEQWLLQHPRFGPSLQSWRQHRVVPLRAKRAACLGMLFGLVILSLTPAPWWVVVGVGITELMVAIYLIRRPSEIQENSNSANSVITQHAPTHKPTKQRLWKYCLSLSLLLHLGLLGYFCANWSTPNTVTAHESQQLEVTILQAPALAVPLEDKVAPKVSQAAAKQAPKTAKPTPQATPQPIETKAPQQRALYLA, encoded by the coding sequence ATGCATCAACGTGGACTGCATGCGCCATTACGCTGGGCCTATACCGTGCTGGGTTGCATGATGGTTTTGCTTGGCATCATTGGTGCATTTTTACCGGTAATGCCCACCACCATTTTTTTACTAATGGCACTGGCTTGCTTTAGCAAATCATCACCTAAGTTTGAACAATGGTTATTGCAGCATCCACGCTTTGGCCCATCACTACAGTCATGGCGGCAGCATCGCGTGGTGCCATTACGCGCCAAACGCGCCGCCTGCCTTGGTATGCTGTTTGGGCTAGTGATCCTCTCCCTCACCCCCGCCCCGTGGTGGGTGGTTGTAGGAGTGGGTATCACAGAGTTGATGGTGGCAATCTACTTAATCCGCCGCCCTTCTGAGATCCAAGAAAACAGCAACTCAGCTAATTCAGTCATCACGCAACACGCGCCAACGCATAAGCCAACTAAGCAACGGCTATGGAAATACTGCCTAAGCCTGAGTTTGCTACTGCATTTAGGCCTACTCGGTTATTTTTGCGCAAACTGGAGTACGCCCAATACCGTAACAGCGCATGAAAGCCAGCAACTTGAAGTCACCATACTGCAAGCCCCAGCCCTAGCCGTGCCATTAGAAGACAAAGTAGCACCGAAAGTGAGCCAAGCCGCGGCCAAACAAGCGCCTAAAACCGCCAAGCCAACACCTCAGGCTACTCCACAGCCCATTGAAACCAAGGCCCCCCAACAAAGAGCACTGTATCTAGCCTAA
- a CDS encoding energy transducer TonB family protein: MAAAPAAAPASTQQASGGSNSWEGKILARLERFRRYPTASRIRGDEGVAYLRIKINREGQVLAAKLERSSGVPALDRAALEALERAAPLPRIPPERPDEAELLVPFEYFIN, translated from the coding sequence ATTGCCGCCGCCCCAGCGGCGGCACCCGCTTCCACCCAGCAAGCCAGTGGTGGCAGCAATAGCTGGGAAGGCAAAATACTTGCGCGGCTAGAACGCTTTCGCCGCTACCCCACCGCATCCCGCATACGTGGCGATGAAGGCGTAGCTTACTTGCGCATTAAAATAAATCGCGAAGGGCAAGTTTTAGCAGCCAAACTAGAGCGCAGCTCTGGCGTACCCGCGTTAGACCGCGCCGCCTTAGAAGCCCTAGAGCGCGCAGCGCCCCTACCACGCATCCCGCCAGAGCGGCCAGATGAAGCAGAGCTGCTGGTACCATTTGAGTATTTTATTAACTGA